A stretch of the Chlorobiota bacterium genome encodes the following:
- a CDS encoding transposase produces the protein MNDKPKFNPNIHHRRSIRLKEYEYSQAGLNFITICCQNRACLFCEITIGADLRVCPNNEQRMILSDAGKLIEKWYYELENKFPDIKYHEMIVMPNHFHCIVENVGSPLHRVVQWFKTMTTNEYIRGVKNLGWIPFNGKLWQRNYYEIIIRNEQSYQTISEYIINNPAKWTLDKFYDK, from the coding sequence ATGAACGACAAACCAAAATTCAATCCAAATATCCACCACCGCAGGTCTATCCGATTAAAGGAATACGAATATTCGCAGGCGGGATTGAATTTTATTACAATATGTTGCCAGAATAGGGCGTGTTTGTTTTGTGAAATTACCATAGGGGCAGACCTACGTGTCTGCCCAAATAACGAACAAAGAATGATATTAAGCGACGCAGGGAAATTGATAGAAAAATGGTATTACGAATTGGAAAATAAATTTCCAGATATAAAATATCACGAAATGATTGTAATGCCCAACCATTTTCATTGCATCGTGGAAAACGTAGGTTCGCCCCTACATCGGGTTGTGCAATGGTTTAAAACGATGACAACCAACGAATATATTCGTGGTGTTAAAAATTTGGGTTGGATACCGTTCAATGGTAAATTATGGCAGCGCAATTATTACGAAATCATTATCCGAAATGAACAATCATATCAAACGATTTCGGAATACATAATCAACAATCCTGCAAAATGGACGCTGGATAAATTTTATGATAAATGA
- a CDS encoding cysteine desulfurase: MNQITTYLDNSSTTFLTEEVSSAMNDFRKISFGNPSSVHRLGQYAKSIIEESREKFAKGINCEPKEFIFTSGGTESNNFALKGYLFKKYFNENKIPEIITTKTEHHAVLHTLEFLKKFGAKVIFIEVDKFGLVQEDVLDEALKGCNKEIAPIVSIMHANNETGNINNIQNLSKIVHAHRAYLHTDAVQTFGKLNIDVKEFGADVISFSSHKIHGPKGIGGIYLSKELELEPIIHGGSQERQRRGGTESTELIVGFDKAFELANSNIDSSLIHFKKLNGILKKGLSSIDNIKFVSDEENSLMNIINVTFFDSDKLDGEGLIVGMDLEGVAVSNGSACTSGSMQPSHVLLAMGFPENQAKCAVRFSMSRFTSIEDVNICVEALKKVLKIQRNY; the protein is encoded by the coding sequence TTGAATCAAATCACAACATATTTAGATAACAGTTCAACTACTTTTTTAACAGAAGAAGTTTCATCAGCTATGAATGATTTCCGAAAAATATCTTTCGGTAATCCAAGCTCTGTGCATAGATTAGGTCAATATGCTAAATCTATAATTGAAGAATCAAGGGAAAAATTTGCAAAAGGAATAAATTGTGAACCTAAAGAATTTATTTTTACTTCTGGTGGAACTGAATCTAACAATTTTGCATTAAAGGGGTATTTATTTAAAAAATATTTCAACGAAAATAAAATCCCTGAAATTATAACAACTAAAACTGAACATCATGCAGTATTACATACATTAGAATTTTTAAAAAAATTCGGAGCAAAAGTTATTTTCATTGAAGTAGATAAGTTTGGCTTGGTTCAAGAAGATGTATTGGATGAAGCTCTTAAAGGATGCAACAAAGAAATTGCCCCAATTGTAAGTATAATGCATGCCAACAATGAAACTGGAAATATAAATAATATCCAAAATTTATCTAAGATTGTTCACGCTCATAGAGCATATTTACATACTGATGCAGTTCAAACTTTTGGTAAATTAAACATTGATGTAAAAGAATTTGGTGCGGATGTAATATCATTTTCATCTCATAAAATTCATGGTCCTAAAGGGATTGGTGGAATTTACTTAAGCAAGGAATTAGAACTCGAACCTATTATACATGGAGGTTCTCAAGAAAGACAAAGAAGAGGTGGAACTGAGTCCACCGAACTTATAGTTGGTTTTGATAAGGCATTTGAGTTAGCTAATTCCAATATTGATTCATCATTAATTCATTTTAAAAAATTGAATGGGATTCTGAAAAAAGGGTTAAGTTCAATTGATAATATTAAATTTGTTAGTGACGAGGAAAACTCATTAATGAATATAATAAATGTAACTTTTTTTGACTCAGATAAACTTGATGGTGAAGGATTAATTGTTGGTATGGACTTGGAAGGAGTTGCAGTTTCAAATGGTTCAGCTTGTACCTCAGGAAGCATGCAACCAAGTCATGTTCTATTAGCAATGGGGTTTCCTGAAAATCAAGCTAAATGTGCTGTAAGGTTTTCAATGAGTAGATTTACTTCAATTGAAGATGTAAATATTTGTGTTGAAGCATTAAAGAAAGTATTAAAAATTCAAAGAAATTATTGA
- a CDS encoding tetratricopeptide repeat protein: MKLIKLFIILFPILILSEIRLNAQWVLLTKESELSVRKGLDAMYNLRYNEADSLFNKIIVQYPDNPVGNFLLGLVDWWRIATNFDVSSKVQRYSDTYYDKLNKSISLADSKLSNNPRDIVGLFFKGAALGYKARLKVSNFGSSKSLTDVISAAIEGQQAFQILQKCKTMMPSNSDVLLGSGLFYYFSDYLPKTYPQFKSAFGFLPPGDKTLGLQMLEISGRKALYSGVEAKYSQLEILSNLEGNHTKSLEVAKDLFSKYPNNPVFHKFLAKSYSLTLDLQNAETEWINILQNVKARKSGYELSLAKQGLYYLGDIRLRQNKYESAILLYKECVKVCKRMGVEEESGWAILANLKIGYSYDMLGKRKEAINMYKDVLDMNDFSKAHENAAKYLKTAYKQ, translated from the coding sequence ATGAAACTAATAAAATTATTTATAATATTATTTCCAATTTTAATTTTATCTGAAATTAGATTAAATGCTCAATGGGTATTGCTAACAAAAGAGTCAGAATTGAGTGTTAGAAAAGGTCTTGATGCAATGTATAATTTAAGATATAATGAGGCAGATAGTCTGTTCAATAAAATAATAGTTCAATATCCAGATAACCCTGTTGGTAATTTCCTTTTAGGGTTAGTTGATTGGTGGCGTATTGCTACTAACTTTGATGTTTCATCAAAAGTACAGCGTTATTCTGATACATATTATGATAAACTAAATAAATCGATTTCTTTAGCTGATTCTAAGTTAAGTAATAACCCACGAGATATTGTTGGATTATTTTTTAAAGGTGCAGCATTAGGGTATAAAGCACGACTAAAGGTCTCAAATTTTGGTTCAAGCAAAAGCTTAACTGATGTTATTTCAGCTGCAATTGAAGGTCAACAGGCCTTTCAAATATTACAAAAATGTAAGACAATGATGCCATCTAATAGTGATGTATTATTAGGGTCTGGTTTGTTTTATTATTTTTCGGATTATCTACCAAAAACATATCCTCAATTTAAATCTGCTTTTGGATTTCTTCCTCCTGGTGATAAAACTTTAGGTTTGCAAATGTTGGAAATTTCTGGAAGAAAAGCTTTATACTCTGGTGTTGAAGCAAAATATTCTCAATTAGAAATTTTATCAAATCTTGAAGGGAATCACACAAAATCTTTAGAAGTTGCTAAAGATTTGTTTTCAAAGTATCCAAACAATCCAGTTTTTCATAAATTCCTTGCTAAAAGTTATTCATTGACATTAGATTTACAAAATGCTGAAACAGAATGGATTAATATCCTTCAAAATGTTAAAGCTCGTAAATCTGGATATGAACTTTCATTAGCAAAACAAGGGCTATATTATTTAGGAGACATCAGGTTAAGGCAGAATAAATATGAGTCAGCAATTTTGCTATACAAAGAATGTGTTAAAGTTTGCAAGAGAATGGGAGTTGAAGAAGAATCTGGCTGGGCAATATTGGCAAATTTGAAAATAGGTTATTCTTATGATATGTTGGGGAAACGTAAAGAAGCTATAAATATGTATAAAGATGTTTTAGATATGAATGATTTTAGCAAAGCTCATGAAAATGCTGCTAAGTATCTAAAAACAGCATACAAACAGTAA
- a CDS encoding SLBB domain-containing protein, whose protein sequence is MKRIYLSIFFLVSTLLLTFAQDNNSKPSITSNGSPPSGNTGSGAFYDYGAGGYTIDVNIWGFVNRPGKYRVPSSTSLIQLISYAGGPTERARLEDIRILHDITTDSTIKEPVVIYNIDEYKKTGNPKLNPLLYYADTIIVQGDAINLLEKTLQIAGSIATTILAVLALVSYFTSKN, encoded by the coding sequence ATGAAAAGAATATACTTATCAATATTTTTTCTGGTGTCTACTTTATTATTAACTTTTGCTCAAGATAATAATAGTAAACCTTCAATAACAAGCAATGGATCACCTCCTTCAGGAAATACTGGTAGTGGTGCTTTCTATGATTATGGTGCTGGAGGTTATACAATAGATGTTAATATATGGGGTTTTGTTAACAGACCAGGTAAGTATAGAGTTCCAAGCTCTACTTCACTTATTCAACTTATTTCTTATGCTGGTGGACCCACTGAAAGGGCTAGACTTGAGGATATTAGGATATTACATGATATTACCACAGATAGTACTATTAAAGAACCTGTAGTTATATACAATATTGATGAATATAAAAAAACAGGTAATCCAAAGCTTAACCCTTTGCTTTACTATGCAGACACAATTATTGTTCAAGGAGATGCAATCAATTTATTGGAGAAAACATTGCAAATAGCTGGAAGTATTGCTACTACTATTCTTGCAGTTCTTGCTTTAGTCTCTTATTTTACAAGTAAAAATTAA
- a CDS encoding T9SS type A sorting domain-containing protein codes for MKYLFILILFFSSDAYSQQNLNIPQMTSGMPSWAKLMYESNINLIKLDSAYRAFYKFNNFVKSNYTRYYKRLIMNNRNFMNNDGTFNSYSSDVIEKMFQKEDHKQSKSLLGELVWKPFIMETFFLEKNRVACPWQTNVYAIDVSKSNPNILVCAAETGSIYRTTDKGLNWNQIGTDFSLSTEAICIHPSNPDIIYIGTNGSLRKSLDAGLTWKTIHSVTDIYFYDIEINSSNPNIIVTGTDRGLFRSTDGGETWKGISNLSVCEIESNPSNPNVIYIMQASKSGYEPWKSIDGGATFSLKNSGWYNLTDAGVRMSVTPADPKRVYAISLTSKGPHLMRSNDEGDTWKIISTGSYNLLDDNKKPIKSYNGVDDSVYKSKDFPMDNWQGYYDLSLVVSHTNPDQIITGTGSTYKSIDGGKTFVVMGGYGGSFSVHPDLQEAISIGKDTWIATDGGITYSSDFFTDTKNSEARMKGVNGSDFWGFDAGWNEDIFVGGRYHNGNTVWHENYLNKFIRMGGAESATGYVNPIRNRDVYFSDIGGYTMPEKYDTSWQWIRIPCAKWPNETYYPMEHSDMVWSPICYSTVYLGNKNVLWKSTNNGVSFDSVFATPHKENNDVVEAIEISRNDPNVIYITEKSNSVNDGFLWKSINSGKSFTLLPQPIGTSNGERRLCAIALSGNSENEIWRAFRSGSSSNKVFHSIDGGKSWTNITTATIRNFTISDITHQIGTDGGVYISCDGGRIFYKNNIMKDWVDFGSGLGVSHFTRGLKIFYRDGKIRSGSNTGVWERPLYEESEVLAQPTADKLTTDCPRDTFYFDNYSVLKLDSLTSWKWEFKGAQFVSNYNIRNPKVIFGKPGKYSVKLTVTNSKGSNSKLVDNIIEVLPSQCEIDSFAGKALDLSNKNDYGKLEAIPDLKNAKGFSCSAWIKLNSPQDCFTQILSNWSSNVSMGFGFAFQGYRTTTNLTFSWKGVAYQLTSAFNLDTSKWIHVAMVVYPDSVRLYRDGDSWTYKGNFKDFDLSSTPWELGQGVPGQCGNFQGQLDELKIYNRSISQNEVRANMHLIHPESEPGLVAYYQFNESPANIYYNRVGSLHGTNGGALRIISTAPVATGKSYKASNISQGKNIFDSTGINLYSNQPSQTGSEIIAYRLFSQPDSLPKNIKSHSNNYWIIKSWGNKSSIPYSSIEFKDLGEIINDDVLNPNTFKLYKRDVANEHLSTWKLISSGVNADSLLRSVKFSGDSNIVGQYIIETLGNSVLSIDNEKINSKFLSVLPNPSSNTCLVKYSGIAKFNQLKIYDVTGKIVFEKLITNSDELVIDIEFLTKGVYYLDAANERIMIVKN; via the coding sequence ATGAAATATTTATTCATTTTAATTCTTTTTTTTAGTTCAGATGCCTATTCGCAACAAAATTTAAACATCCCTCAAATGACTTCTGGTATGCCTTCTTGGGCAAAATTAATGTATGAATCTAATATTAATTTGATCAAGTTAGATAGTGCTTACAGAGCATTTTATAAATTTAATAATTTTGTAAAGAGTAATTATACTAGGTACTATAAAAGGCTAATTATGAACAACAGAAATTTCATGAATAATGATGGAACTTTTAATAGTTATTCTAGTGATGTTATTGAAAAAATGTTTCAAAAAGAAGATCACAAACAATCTAAATCATTACTTGGAGAGTTAGTTTGGAAACCATTTATAATGGAAACTTTTTTTCTAGAAAAGAATAGAGTAGCTTGCCCTTGGCAAACCAATGTATATGCAATTGATGTGTCAAAAAGCAATCCAAATATTCTTGTCTGTGCTGCCGAAACAGGGTCAATTTATAGAACAACAGATAAAGGATTAAACTGGAATCAAATTGGAACGGATTTTTCACTATCTACAGAAGCAATTTGTATTCATCCATCTAATCCTGATATTATCTATATAGGAACAAATGGATCTCTTCGCAAAAGTTTAGATGCAGGATTAACATGGAAGACAATTCATTCAGTTACTGATATATATTTTTATGACATTGAAATAAATTCTTCAAATCCTAATATAATTGTTACTGGTACTGATAGAGGTTTATTTAGATCTACTGATGGAGGAGAAACTTGGAAGGGAATTTCAAACTTAAGCGTTTGTGAAATTGAATCAAACCCATCAAATCCTAATGTAATATATATTATGCAAGCTAGTAAATCTGGATATGAACCATGGAAATCAATTGATGGTGGTGCAACTTTTTCACTTAAAAATTCAGGTTGGTATAATTTAACTGATGCAGGAGTTCGTATGAGTGTAACTCCAGCAGATCCAAAACGAGTTTACGCTATTTCACTCACAAGTAAAGGTCCTCATTTAATGAGAAGTAATGATGAGGGTGATACTTGGAAAATTATTTCAACTGGATCTTATAATTTACTTGATGACAACAAAAAACCTATCAAAAGTTATAATGGGGTAGATGATTCAGTTTATAAATCTAAAGATTTTCCAATGGATAATTGGCAGGGTTATTATGATTTATCTTTAGTTGTTTCTCATACTAATCCTGATCAAATTATAACTGGGACCGGTAGTACTTATAAATCAATAGATGGTGGGAAAACTTTTGTTGTAATGGGTGGTTACGGCGGATCATTTTCGGTACATCCTGATTTACAAGAAGCAATTTCTATTGGCAAAGATACATGGATAGCTACTGATGGAGGGATTACTTATTCAAGTGATTTTTTTACTGATACGAAAAATTCAGAAGCAAGAATGAAAGGTGTCAATGGAAGTGATTTTTGGGGATTTGATGCCGGTTGGAATGAAGATATTTTTGTTGGTGGTAGATATCATAATGGAAATACTGTTTGGCATGAAAATTATTTGAACAAATTTATTAGAATGGGTGGTGCTGAATCTGCTACTGGTTATGTTAATCCAATTAGAAACCGAGATGTTTACTTTTCGGATATTGGAGGATATACAATGCCAGAAAAATATGATACTTCATGGCAATGGATTAGAATTCCTTGTGCTAAATGGCCAAATGAAACTTACTACCCAATGGAGCATAGCGACATGGTTTGGTCACCAATTTGTTATTCAACCGTTTACTTAGGGAATAAAAATGTATTATGGAAAAGTACAAACAATGGTGTTAGTTTTGATTCAGTTTTTGCTACTCCTCATAAAGAAAATAATGATGTTGTTGAAGCAATAGAAATTTCTAGAAATGACCCTAATGTTATTTACATTACTGAAAAATCAAATTCTGTAAATGATGGTTTCTTATGGAAATCAATAAATAGTGGAAAATCATTTACACTTCTACCACAACCTATAGGTACCTCGAATGGTGAAAGAAGACTTTGTGCAATTGCATTAAGTGGAAATAGTGAAAATGAAATTTGGCGTGCTTTCAGATCTGGTAGTTCATCAAACAAAGTTTTTCATTCAATTGATGGAGGAAAATCTTGGACTAATATTACAACTGCTACTATTCGTAATTTTACTATTTCTGATATTACTCATCAAATTGGAACTGATGGTGGAGTTTACATCTCTTGTGATGGAGGTAGAATTTTTTATAAAAATAATATTATGAAAGATTGGGTAGATTTTGGTAGTGGTTTAGGTGTTTCCCATTTCACTCGAGGCTTAAAGATTTTCTACAGAGATGGTAAGATTAGAAGTGGCTCAAATACTGGTGTTTGGGAAAGACCTTTATATGAAGAGTCAGAGGTTCTTGCTCAACCTACTGCCGATAAATTAACAACTGACTGCCCAAGAGATACGTTTTATTTTGACAATTATTCTGTTTTGAAATTAGATTCACTTACAAGTTGGAAATGGGAATTTAAAGGTGCTCAATTTGTTAGTAATTATAATATTCGTAACCCTAAAGTTATTTTTGGCAAGCCAGGCAAATACTCTGTAAAGCTTACTGTAACTAATTCGAAAGGATCAAATTCTAAACTTGTTGATAATATAATAGAGGTTTTGCCAAGTCAATGTGAAATTGATTCTTTTGCTGGAAAAGCACTGGATTTATCAAATAAAAATGATTATGGTAAACTTGAAGCAATTCCTGATTTAAAAAATGCAAAAGGCTTTAGCTGTTCTGCTTGGATAAAATTAAATTCCCCTCAAGATTGCTTTACGCAAATTCTATCAAATTGGAGCAGTAATGTAAGTATGGGTTTTGGATTTGCTTTCCAAGGATACCGTACAACAACTAACTTAACTTTCTCGTGGAAAGGGGTTGCTTACCAATTAACCTCAGCCTTTAATCTTGATACTTCAAAATGGATACATGTTGCCATGGTTGTTTATCCAGACTCAGTCAGGCTTTACCGTGATGGTGATAGCTGGACTTATAAAGGTAATTTTAAAGACTTTGATTTATCATCTACTCCATGGGAATTAGGTCAGGGTGTTCCAGGTCAATGTGGAAATTTTCAAGGTCAGTTAGATGAGTTAAAAATATATAATCGCTCCATATCTCAAAATGAAGTTAGAGCCAATATGCACTTAATACATCCAGAAAGTGAGCCAGGACTTGTTGCATATTATCAATTCAACGAATCCCCTGCAAACATTTATTATAATAGAGTTGGATCATTACATGGAACTAACGGAGGAGCATTAAGGATTATTTCTACTGCTCCAGTTGCTACAGGAAAAAGTTATAAAGCTTCAAACATATCTCAAGGAAAAAATATTTTCGATAGTACAGGAATTAATTTGTATTCAAACCAACCATCACAAACTGGTAGTGAAATTATTGCTTATCGTCTTTTTTCTCAACCTGATTCATTACCAAAAAATATTAAAAGTCATTCAAATAATTATTGGATAATTAAATCTTGGGGTAATAAATCATCAATTCCTTACAGCTCGATTGAGTTTAAAGATTTAGGTGAAATTATTAATGATGATGTACTTAACCCTAACACTTTTAAACTTTATAAAAGAGATGTTGCAAATGAACATTTAAGTACTTGGAAGTTAATTTCAAGTGGCGTTAATGCTGATTCTTTACTAAGATCAGTTAAATTTTCTGGAGATTCAAATATTGTAGGTCAATATATAATTGAAACTTTAGGAAATTCTGTGTTAAGTATTGACAATGAGAAAATCAATTCTAAATTTTTATCTGTTCTTCCAAACCCTTCATCCAACACATGTCTGGTTAAGTACTCAGGAATTGCTAAGTTTAATCAATTAAAAATTTATGATGTAACTGGTAAAATTGTATTCGAAAAATTGATAACAAATTCTGATGAATTGGTAATTGATATTGAATTTTTAACTAAAGGAGTTTATTATCTTGATGCAGCTAATGAAAGAATCATGATTGTTAAAAATTAG
- a CDS encoding NAD(P)H-dependent oxidoreductase, translating into MKYLIVSCSLNSSSNSRALAHNAYKILTEQGTEVEFLDISKIDLPICDGNKCYSNANVKLIKEKVMQASGILFAVPIYTYDVNAAAKNLVELVGRTLSEKVVGFICAAGGFGSYMSVMPFANSLMLDFRCVIIPRFVYAVEDDINENQEIVNDKINLRMKELIDCLLKFTPLLVSPK; encoded by the coding sequence TTGAAATATCTAATTGTTTCCTGTAGTCTTAATTCATCGAGTAATAGCAGAGCTTTAGCTCACAATGCATATAAGATTTTAACTGAACAAGGAACTGAAGTCGAATTTTTGGATATATCAAAAATTGATTTACCTATTTGTGATGGTAATAAATGTTATTCAAATGCAAATGTGAAATTAATAAAAGAAAAAGTAATGCAGGCTAGTGGAATATTGTTCGCAGTACCAATTTACACTTATGATGTTAACGCTGCAGCAAAGAATTTAGTTGAATTAGTTGGTAGAACTCTTTCAGAAAAAGTAGTTGGCTTTATATGTGCTGCAGGTGGTTTTGGAAGTTACATGTCAGTAATGCCATTTGCAAATAGTTTGATGCTCGATTTTAGATGTGTTATTATACCTAGATTTGTTTATGCCGTTGAAGATGATATTAATGAGAATCAAGAAATAGTAAATGATAAAATAAACCTTCGTATGAAAGAGCTTATTGATTGCTTACTGAAGTTTACACCTTTATTAGTATCACCAAAATAA
- a CDS encoding extracellular solute-binding protein, with protein MNKNSRRFITLLSCFIVSILFANCTKEKPNSNGDGGTIKFWHFFSEPSQKDALMIQLNQFEKESGIKVEVSELSWNDGKTKLLAAFNSNTAPDVLELGSDWVAQFSSSGVLSEQIDSAKRFSPEISAPGIWSNKCFALPWVVDTRVLFFNKELLFNSGIDTSVAVTSWDNVLKNSEIVKSKNPDAYGFGSNGPDKHRLYKKIVPFFWSNGGNIFSENGVPVVNSEANIGALQKYIELSRAGLIETQKSLDQTFLQGKIAYWISGSWLVEKIKKDNPKLQFGVSVLPSLKEGSPGVSFAGGEYLAINAKSNEQVKAKKLIDFLTSGKNALAFGKALPGGMTPAELSVSDPFLTTGTRAVFTEQLKNSKMTPVHPKWLDIEEIIEDEVSECLLAQKESKQALDDAQTRIVELLNSK; from the coding sequence ATGAATAAGAATTCCAGAAGATTTATAACGTTATTATCCTGTTTTATTGTTTCAATATTGTTTGCTAATTGTACAAAAGAAAAACCAAATTCAAACGGAGATGGTGGTACAATTAAATTTTGGCATTTTTTTAGTGAACCATCTCAAAAAGATGCTTTAATGATTCAATTAAATCAATTTGAAAAGGAATCTGGAATTAAAGTTGAAGTTTCTGAATTAAGTTGGAACGATGGGAAAACAAAATTATTAGCTGCTTTCAATTCAAATACTGCTCCTGATGTTTTAGAATTAGGTAGTGACTGGGTAGCTCAGTTTTCATCAAGTGGCGTACTATCAGAACAAATTGATTCAGCTAAAAGATTTTCACCTGAAATTTCAGCTCCAGGAATTTGGAGTAATAAATGTTTTGCATTGCCATGGGTTGTTGATACAAGAGTTTTGTTCTTTAATAAAGAGCTGTTATTTAATTCGGGGATTGATACTTCAGTAGCTGTAACTTCTTGGGATAATGTTTTAAAAAATTCTGAAATTGTTAAATCAAAAAATCCTGATGCTTATGGTTTTGGTTCTAATGGACCAGATAAGCATAGATTGTATAAAAAAATTGTCCCATTTTTTTGGTCAAACGGAGGGAATATCTTTTCTGAAAATGGAGTACCAGTTGTTAATTCTGAAGCGAATATTGGAGCTCTTCAAAAGTATATCGAATTATCCAGAGCTGGATTGATAGAAACTCAAAAAAGTCTTGATCAAACTTTCTTACAAGGTAAAATTGCTTACTGGATTTCTGGTTCTTGGCTAGTTGAAAAGATAAAAAAAGATAATCCAAAATTACAATTTGGAGTATCAGTTTTACCTTCATTAAAGGAAGGTTCTCCAGGTGTTTCTTTTGCTGGAGGTGAATACTTGGCAATAAATGCAAAATCGAATGAACAAGTTAAAGCAAAAAAATTAATTGATTTTCTTACTAGTGGGAAAAATGCATTGGCATTTGGTAAAGCTCTCCCAGGCGGTATGACTCCGGCTGAACTGTCTGTTAGTGATCCATTTCTAACTACTGGAACAAGGGCAGTGTTTACTGAACAGTTAAAAAATTCAAAGATGACTCCGGTACATCCTAAATGGTTGGATATTGAAGAGATAATTGAAGATGAAGTATCTGAATGTTTACTTGCCCAGAAAGAATCCAAACAGGCTTTAGATGATGCTCAAACTAGGATTGTGGAATTATTAAATAGTAAATAA
- a CDS encoding CPBP family intramembrane metalloprotease: MIDLIAIIFTSICIVIFFDKKPLEWIGLGIHKLLIREILIGIILSVVLVIIISIPSLLLSSRAPFINPTFFSSPNLLVQTIIMRLSYSLLEELFYRGYLFQRIIEISGVSFAVVILSIIFASTHYFNPESTFLSVINTFFAGIFFSLLYIKTGSLWAPIAAHVTWNIVLGDFLGLPVSGLNSYFGNNLLVTNLTNKYLLLTGGYYGPEASLVCTIGILIGIYFIVKSNSIFVSPYVYAKIFKNGIN, from the coding sequence ATGATTGACTTAATTGCAATTATTTTTACAAGTATTTGTATAGTAATTTTTTTTGATAAAAAACCTTTAGAGTGGATAGGATTAGGAATTCATAAATTATTAATTAGAGAAATATTAATTGGTATTATATTGTCTGTTGTCTTAGTAATAATAATTTCAATTCCTTCACTATTATTATCATCAAGAGCACCTTTTATCAACCCTACTTTTTTTAGTTCACCAAACTTGTTAGTTCAAACAATAATAATGAGGCTTTCATATTCATTACTGGAAGAACTATTTTACAGAGGGTATTTATTCCAAAGAATTATTGAAATTTCAGGTGTTAGCTTCGCAGTTGTAATCTTGTCAATTATTTTTGCATCTACTCATTATTTTAATCCTGAATCAACTTTTTTAAGTGTAATAAATACTTTTTTTGCTGGTATATTTTTCTCATTACTATATATAAAAACTGGTTCATTATGGGCTCCAATAGCAGCTCATGTAACTTGGAATATTGTTTTGGGAGATTTTTTAGGATTACCAGTTAGCGGTTTGAATAGTTATTTTGGTAACAATCTTTTAGTTACTAATTTAACAAACAAATATCTACTTCTTACAGGAGGTTATTATGGACCTGAAGCAAGTTTGGTTTGTACAATTGGTATCTTAATTGGTATTTATTTTATTGTAAAATCAAACTCTATTTTTGTTTCACCTTATGTATATGCTAAGATTTTTAAAAATGGTATTAATTGA
- the purN gene encoding phosphoribosylglycinamide formyltransferase, producing the protein MNLYINEQYRYLNIAVFASGRGSNLIAIDNYIQSKEKPFGKISLLVTNKTKCDALNYASENNIPSLCISQTQFTDLNGYSEKMMFELLSYKIDFIVLAGYLKKIPIEVIKKFKNRIINIHPALLPKFGGEGMYGINIHIAVINAKEKISGVTIHYVSENYDEGEIISQSNINIEENETPESLNQKILILEHQIYPKVIEKLCEEILNFPTK; encoded by the coding sequence ATGAATTTATATATTAATGAACAATATAGATATTTAAATATAGCTGTTTTTGCTTCCGGAAGAGGTAGTAACTTAATTGCAATTGATAATTATATCCAATCAAAAGAAAAACCTTTTGGAAAAATATCTTTATTAGTTACTAACAAAACTAAATGTGATGCACTAAATTATGCTAGTGAAAACAACATCCCAAGTTTATGTATTTCACAAACACAATTCACAGATTTAAATGGATATTCAGAAAAAATGATGTTTGAATTGTTATCCTATAAAATAGATTTTATTGTGCTAGCTGGTTATCTTAAAAAAATCCCTATTGAAGTAATCAAAAAATTTAAAAATAGAATTATTAATATTCACCCTGCTTTATTACCAAAATTTGGTGGTGAAGGTATGTATGGAATAAATATTCATATTGCTGTAATTAATGCAAAAGAAAAGATCTCAGGAGTTACTATTCATTATGTTTCAGAAAATTATGATGAAGGAGAAATAATTTCACAAAGTAATATTAATATAGAAGAGAACGAAACACCAGAATCGCTAAACCAAAAAATTCTAATTTTAGAGCATCAAATATATCCAAAGGTCATTGAAAAGTTGTGTGAAGAAATATTAAATTTTCCAACCAAATAA